One segment of Cerasicoccus sp. TK19100 DNA contains the following:
- a CDS encoding tryptophan halogenase family protein: MIEKVIVLGGGTAGLLTAVTLKRKLPMLDIQLVHSQKIGIIGVGEGTTVEFSNHFFKFLEFSPRKFYKEVSPTWKLGIRFLWGEGSNFYYTFGNEIDLKFNELERSAGFYIKNMAEPTGRISACMHANKAFLRQHNGAPDMSMPHAFHIENAKLVQWLEGVARSLGIELLTGDLASIEQSDGQVRTLLLEDGTRLEADLFIDASGFRAELISKVLREPWADYSKTLFCDRALISGWERDGEPIAPYTTAEAMDAGWCWRIEHEHFINRGYVFCSKFISDDDAKAEFLAKNPKVTREPRLVPFRSGRHERSWAGNVVAVGNASGFVEPLEATAIHVLCYQARSLAVVLKETQRRPTPSFIDIHNRANADAWDDVRDFLAVHYAFNTAKNTPFWQHCRDHVELGGAKQLVDFFRDNGPSQACRSYLLHPTNSYGLEGFYALLMGQGVACDNAYQPNEKEAKLWQKYLAEVQQAAKRGYTVEECLKIIRDPKWKWAA, translated from the coding sequence ATGATTGAGAAGGTCATTGTTCTCGGCGGCGGAACCGCTGGACTGCTCACCGCGGTAACTTTGAAGCGAAAGCTTCCAATGCTGGATATCCAACTGGTGCACAGCCAAAAAATTGGGATCATTGGTGTGGGTGAGGGGACGACGGTTGAGTTCTCCAACCACTTTTTTAAATTCCTGGAATTCAGTCCGCGGAAGTTCTACAAAGAAGTTAGCCCGACGTGGAAACTCGGTATCCGGTTTCTATGGGGGGAGGGCTCGAACTTCTATTACACCTTTGGAAATGAGATCGATTTAAAGTTCAATGAACTCGAGCGCAGCGCCGGTTTTTACATAAAAAACATGGCCGAGCCCACGGGGCGTATCTCTGCTTGCATGCATGCAAACAAGGCATTCCTCAGACAGCACAATGGTGCACCGGATATGTCGATGCCGCATGCATTTCATATCGAAAATGCCAAGTTGGTCCAATGGCTTGAGGGGGTGGCGCGATCCCTGGGAATCGAGCTGCTAACTGGTGACCTGGCTTCAATTGAGCAATCGGACGGACAAGTAAGAACGCTGCTGCTAGAGGACGGCACCCGCCTGGAGGCGGACTTGTTTATCGATGCATCAGGCTTTCGCGCGGAATTAATCTCCAAGGTGTTGCGTGAGCCTTGGGCGGACTATTCGAAGACATTGTTTTGCGATCGTGCATTGATCAGTGGTTGGGAGCGTGATGGCGAACCCATTGCTCCATATACCACCGCCGAGGCGATGGATGCAGGATGGTGCTGGCGCATTGAGCACGAGCATTTCATCAATCGCGGCTATGTATTCTGCTCGAAATTTATCTCGGACGACGATGCAAAGGCTGAGTTTCTCGCGAAGAATCCCAAGGTAACCAGAGAGCCGCGCCTCGTGCCGTTTCGTTCGGGTAGGCATGAGCGTTCCTGGGCTGGTAATGTGGTTGCCGTGGGCAATGCTTCAGGGTTCGTGGAGCCGCTGGAGGCGACTGCTATTCATGTGCTTTGCTATCAGGCGCGCAGCTTGGCGGTGGTTCTGAAGGAAACCCAACGGCGGCCGACACCGAGCTTTATCGACATTCATAACCGCGCCAATGCGGATGCATGGGATGATGTACGTGATTTTCTGGCGGTTCATTATGCGTTTAACACTGCGAAGAACACGCCCTTTTGGCAGCATTGCCGTGACCATGTCGAACTCGGTGGGGCCAAGCAACTGGTCGATTTCTTTCGGGACAATGGACCAAGCCAGGCTTGCCGGAGTTACTTGCTGCACCCGACGAATTCCTACGGTCTGGAAGGATTTTATGCGCTGCTCATGGGGCAGGGCGTGGCCTGCGATAATGCATATCAGCCCAATGAAAAGGAAGCCAAGCTGTGGCAAAAGTATTTGGCTGAAGTCCAGCAGGCTGCCAAACGGGGTTACACGGTGGAGGAGTGCCTTAAGATCATTCGCGATCCCAAATGGAAGTGGGCGGCGTAG
- a CDS encoding PEP-CTERM sorting domain-containing protein (PEP-CTERM proteins occur, often in large numbers, in the proteomes of bacteria that also encode an exosortase, a predicted intramembrane cysteine proteinase. The presence of a PEP-CTERM domain at a protein's C-terminus predicts cleavage within the sorting domain, followed by covalent anchoring to some some component of the (usually Gram-negative) cell surface. Many PEP-CTERM proteins exhibit an unusual sequence composition that includes large numbers of potential glycosylation sites. Expression of one such protein has been shown restore the ability of a bacterium to form floc, a type of biofilm.), with amino-acid sequence MNTPRNIPLLTAAAILSGSITAQATDITWDGGGGDGLYLTPANWSTDTVPNLTGPDNAFLNASAQYDPGGDLLIQGGSTLTIQDGGNWEQINGIAWIKTQGGNLIIEEGGVFNTGTSQNMERDATTSITVNGTLIYGAAAGNFIYNPATFGSFSLASNANFSVGAEFQPAVDFTFNSGVTYTGGSVMAAQASDVVVTINGSDLTLVDNGPSVAGLYGFNGTTSYLDFTTAGGTITLSNVDSATEVETAINTGLYRYQGAIDPTNITFTDLGGGDYIISATTVPEPSTYALLLGTMTLSLLIIRRRK; translated from the coding sequence ATGAATACTCCTAGAAACATCCCCTTACTAACCGCTGCAGCAATTCTTTCGGGCAGCATCACCGCACAAGCCACCGACATCACTTGGGACGGCGGAGGCGGTGACGGTTTATACCTGACTCCTGCCAACTGGAGCACTGACACCGTTCCAAACCTGACTGGACCAGATAATGCGTTCCTGAACGCATCCGCTCAATACGATCCAGGCGGCGATCTACTCATACAAGGAGGTAGTACTCTGACGATTCAAGACGGAGGCAACTGGGAGCAAATTAATGGTATTGCCTGGATCAAAACCCAGGGTGGCAATCTTATCATTGAAGAAGGGGGTGTCTTCAACACAGGCACTTCGCAAAACATGGAAAGAGACGCCACTACCTCAATTACCGTGAATGGCACACTAATTTATGGCGCAGCAGCTGGCAACTTTATATACAATCCGGCTACTTTTGGGTCCTTCTCTCTCGCCAGCAATGCCAACTTTTCAGTTGGCGCAGAATTTCAGCCGGCTGTAGATTTTACATTCAATAGCGGTGTAACCTATACGGGCGGAAGCGTGATGGCAGCGCAAGCTTCGGATGTGGTCGTAACAATCAACGGATCAGATTTAACATTAGTAGATAACGGGCCATCAGTTGCTGGTTTGTATGGCTTCAATGGCACAACAAGCTACCTTGACTTCACCACAGCTGGCGGCACCATCACCCTGTCCAACGTCGATAGCGCCACGGAAGTAGAAACTGCGATCAACACCGGCCTGTATCGCTACCAAGGTGCAATCGATCCAACCAACATCACCTTTACCGACCTCGGTGGTGGTGACTACATCATCAGCGCGACGACCGTTCCAGAGCCATCTACCTATGCGCTTCTGCTCGGTACGATGACCCTCAGTCTGCTGATCATTCGTCGCCGCAAGTAA
- a CDS encoding glycoside hydrolase family 30 protein: MKKLTSIAALSASTLLIPLSASAEMEIYQTTRQGDRLDKVEANASGAASYSLKLDPSKTYQTLVGIGGSFTESAAHVLSELSKTKRELALRSYFSPSGARYSLTRTHIASCDFSVTNYTYAPVPGDKDLEHFTIEPDRKYLLPMIKEAQGIAGADFNIIASPWTPPPWMKTNNAYNGGHLKREHYQTFADYMVKYIDAYDKEGIPIWGVTPANEPLGNGSQWESVHFSAHEMANYIGEYLGPTLAKHAPDVKIWAYDQNRGDHLVEWAEAILGDSKASRYTTGMAVHWYQSTVDYSAWSLDKVHEEFPNKQILHSEGCIDAVGDHEEIGSWLEDDWYWRAEATDWGYDWAAEDDKVNHPKYRPFYRYARDMIGGFNHHLVGWVDWNMFLNTRGGPNHARNFCLAPILVDSGKDEFYRTPLFYAVAHFSRFMRPGAQRVDLTGHDDKLMATAFKNPDNSIAIAVFNTTEEDINYELQMSGAKKSIFIPGQALQTVVIK, translated from the coding sequence ATGAAAAAGTTAACCTCTATCGCGGCGCTGTCGGCGTCGACCTTACTGATTCCATTGAGCGCCAGCGCTGAGATGGAAATTTATCAAACAACGCGGCAGGGAGATCGCCTGGACAAAGTCGAGGCCAATGCGAGTGGTGCGGCGAGCTATTCACTGAAGCTCGATCCTAGCAAGACTTACCAGACTCTAGTCGGCATCGGTGGCTCGTTCACCGAGTCGGCGGCGCATGTGCTCAGCGAGTTGTCCAAGACGAAACGAGAGCTCGCACTACGCAGTTATTTCTCACCTTCAGGTGCCCGCTATTCGCTGACTCGTACGCACATCGCCAGTTGCGATTTTTCAGTGACGAATTACACCTATGCGCCAGTGCCGGGTGACAAGGACCTGGAACATTTTACCATCGAGCCTGATCGCAAGTATCTGCTGCCAATGATCAAGGAAGCGCAGGGCATCGCGGGTGCTGATTTTAACATTATCGCTTCGCCATGGACACCTCCACCCTGGATGAAGACCAATAACGCTTACAACGGTGGCCACTTGAAGCGGGAGCATTACCAGACCTTTGCCGATTACATGGTCAAGTATATCGACGCTTACGATAAAGAAGGAATCCCGATCTGGGGCGTGACACCTGCCAACGAACCACTGGGTAATGGTAGCCAATGGGAGAGCGTTCATTTCTCAGCGCATGAGATGGCGAACTATATCGGCGAGTACCTGGGGCCGACGCTTGCCAAGCATGCGCCAGATGTGAAGATCTGGGCTTATGATCAGAATCGCGGTGATCATCTTGTAGAATGGGCCGAGGCAATACTGGGTGATTCCAAGGCATCGCGCTATACGACAGGCATGGCTGTGCACTGGTATCAGAGCACCGTCGATTACAGTGCCTGGTCTTTGGACAAGGTGCATGAGGAATTTCCCAACAAGCAAATTCTGCACAGTGAAGGCTGTATCGACGCAGTGGGCGACCACGAAGAAATTGGTTCCTGGTTGGAAGATGACTGGTATTGGCGCGCTGAGGCTACTGACTGGGGCTACGACTGGGCCGCTGAAGATGACAAGGTAAATCACCCGAAGTATCGCCCATTTTATCGCTATGCGCGCGACATGATCGGCGGCTTTAATCATCACTTGGTTGGTTGGGTCGACTGGAACATGTTCTTGAACACCCGTGGTGGACCAAACCACGCGCGTAATTTCTGCCTGGCTCCGATCCTGGTCGACAGTGGTAAAGACGAGTTCTACCGCACGCCGCTATTCTATGCCGTTGCCCACTTCAGCCGGTTTATGCGCCCAGGAGCCCAACGTGTGGATTTGACCGGACATGACGACAAGCTGATGGCCACGGCCTTCAAGAATCCGGATAACTCGATCGCAATTGCGGTTTTCAATACGACCGAGGAAGACATCAACTATGAGCTGCAAATGAGCGGCGCGAAGAAGTCGATTTTCATCCCTGGTCAAGCACTCCAGACGGTGGTGATCAAGTAA
- a CDS encoding MFS transporter: protein MSDIEKLSIREKVGYGLGDTASNIFFQFVNIFLLYYYTDVFGLSPAAVGVMFVAARFWDAINDPLMGAVADRTNTRWGKYRPYLLWMSIPFGLMGYLCFANPDFSEMGKLVYAYATYIGLMMVYTAINVPYSALMGVMTPSSEERTKLASYRFVGAFSGTLLISLGVRPLVRELGGGDEALGFKLTMGLLSVVAIVLFLLTFVWTKERIKPQDENGASIKQDIAFLFRNRPWIIMVIAAILTLSNVAVRGAVTAHFFKYYVGDDGAPVFWFLDKTSLMLTSGSIAFIIGIFFTSWFSKTFGKRNSLMALTLLNGLTLLTFYFIPAEDFGLMLAVNALGSLLAGPTPALVWAIYTDVADYGEWRFGRRSTGLVFSAAMFAQKMGLTIGGGLSGWMLGYFGYVANQAQSPEAIHGIRLLFSVLPGLLAVANGIILFWYPLTDKEVADIEAELKVRREISNPVTP from the coding sequence ATGAGTGACATCGAAAAGCTATCGATTCGGGAGAAGGTCGGCTACGGGCTGGGCGATACCGCATCGAACATTTTCTTTCAGTTTGTAAACATTTTCCTGCTGTATTACTACACGGATGTGTTTGGACTTTCGCCTGCTGCAGTGGGGGTGATGTTCGTTGCCGCGCGCTTCTGGGATGCGATCAATGACCCGTTGATGGGGGCAGTTGCTGACCGCACGAATACGCGTTGGGGCAAATACCGTCCGTATCTCTTATGGATGTCGATTCCCTTCGGACTAATGGGCTATCTTTGCTTTGCGAACCCGGACTTCAGCGAGATGGGCAAGCTTGTTTATGCCTATGCGACATACATCGGCCTGATGATGGTCTACACCGCGATTAATGTGCCCTATTCGGCGCTGATGGGTGTCATGACGCCTAGCTCTGAAGAGCGGACGAAGCTGGCTAGCTATCGTTTCGTTGGTGCGTTTTCCGGAACGCTATTGATCTCCCTTGGCGTGCGTCCACTGGTACGTGAACTAGGAGGAGGGGATGAAGCGCTTGGATTTAAACTGACCATGGGGTTGCTGTCCGTGGTTGCTATTGTCCTGTTTCTGTTAACGTTCGTTTGGACTAAAGAGCGTATTAAACCGCAGGATGAAAACGGTGCCAGCATTAAGCAGGACATTGCGTTTTTGTTTCGCAACCGGCCATGGATCATCATGGTAATCGCGGCGATTCTGACTTTGTCCAATGTCGCCGTACGGGGTGCAGTGACGGCGCATTTTTTCAAATATTACGTTGGGGATGATGGTGCGCCGGTTTTCTGGTTTTTAGACAAAACATCCCTGATGCTTACCTCGGGATCGATCGCATTTATCATCGGTATTTTCTTTACCTCCTGGTTTAGCAAAACGTTCGGTAAGCGCAATTCGCTGATGGCTTTGACGCTACTCAATGGCCTTACTCTGTTGACGTTTTATTTTATTCCCGCCGAAGATTTCGGGTTGATGCTAGCGGTCAATGCGCTGGGTAGTTTACTAGCCGGGCCGACTCCAGCACTCGTTTGGGCAATCTATACAGATGTTGCCGATTATGGTGAATGGCGCTTTGGCCGGCGTTCGACGGGCCTTGTGTTTTCAGCCGCAATGTTTGCCCAGAAAATGGGGCTGACGATTGGCGGCGGCCTTTCCGGCTGGATGCTCGGCTACTTCGGCTACGTGGCAAACCAAGCGCAATCGCCGGAGGCAATCCATGGCATCCGATTACTTTTTTCCGTGCTGCCAGGATTGCTGGCAGTGGCGAACGGCATTATACTTTTCTGGTATCCACTAACCGATAAAGAAGTCGCGGACATTGAGGCCGAGCTTAAAGTCCGCCGCGAAATTTCCAACCCAGTAACTCCTTAG